The DNA sequence gtcagtccgcatTTTCCATTATTGTTCCGCAAGTTAGTCCGCAAGTTTGctttattgtttccttttatttcggtgtAATTCTGCTATTTAAGTAGAAGAGAATTATTAATGAAGCATCAAtcattgttgagtcaaattgtggtaccttctcacccgaagagaacaaCTATCCTAGCATATTTAGTTTATCCTCTGTGTTGGGACCTATCACGGAACAACTCAATGATGAAACACCCATCAAGTAGCATCATTTCTACAAACTCAACTTTGGATAATTCAGGGAACTGATCTGCATAGAATCTACGagctctttcttccttttctatCATGGCTGTGATGTATCTTTTTGCGCTGTTCTCATTCCTTCTTTTAAGCATTCGTTGGAGAATTATCAATTTGTGCTTTTCCATAAAACTAAGGTGATCCTTTCCACGGTGATAAGGACCGATGGCAAGCAGATCAGGTTCATATGCCGCGGGATTTATCTGGCGTAAACTGCGGTGCACTTTAAATACACAACACTCTTGATCAATTGGAGTACTACTGAGGCTTGGCCAATCTTTCGTCAATGGAGAGAGCATGATGAGCTTCACCAGCAGGCATCTGTCCTAGTCTATAAATATCAGAGAATAGTTTGCCGATAATATTATTGCATTTCAAGCCAAGCTTTTCCACATGATGCATCTTAGAATATAATAAAGATTCttaaacacaacatcaacagcCACAGTGATCGTTGACATGAGTAGATTTTGATGTTTATtccccaaaatctcaaattttatcACAAGCATATCCTTCTTCTTTTTGCCATTATCAACTTGAGTTGTTCAAgattataattagaaaatgtaaaataacttattaatttcttaaactaaaaaaaaaaatgatttagataTAATATAATCAAGGAAAAAGAAGGTAATGAAACTTACTTTGGGTTAAAATCTGAATCGGCGCTGCTATCACCAAAAAGCTGAAAGGATAAACAGCATAAAAATGCAGACTGAGTTCGATCTGCTCCAAGAAAACACAACGTAAGTTTCAACTACGTAACTCAAATTGTCCATCGCTTTCTCATAGATATCAATTTGAAAAGTCACAACGATCCCCTCGAATTATTAAAGATTTACAAAACAAccattttctattaatttagaCAAAATCACGACCCTTAATCTTATCAAGTCTTACAAATACAGagtatgttataaattaaaattaaagctGAGTATGTAGTTGAAATAATAACTCAACTCGACGctataactaattaataaatgaTACTTTAGGTCAAATTCCTGATCCAGTTGATCGTTTCCTTCGTTTCTCTCTGCTACCACGAAAAAGTTAAAAGGATAAACAACATAGAGATGCAGAGTGAGTTAAATGATCTGCACCAACTAAACTCAATGTTCTCTaccaactagctagctagcaataaCTGTAACGTCCCGTCCCCGAGGATCCGGAGAGTTAAcccatgtcacttaaaaatcattttcccatCTACATAGTACgtactctaatttttttctatcgcacaaaatacctatttatttacatcaattactccagaacAACTATTCTAAGAtaatacaaagtcttaatataaatatcaacctcccaacaaatcacatcatcagagcacaaatTTACTAAATGAAAAATCCTCAATAatcatataaaccttctatacttaaaccatcattcttaacttcTCTCACcaatgctccatatccttgattcTCAATTagaacattcaaatcatctaaaaatattatggagataaggggtgagttatcaacaactcagtaatcagagaacatatactagtatgtaaacatgagcattttcgaaaagttcagtatgcagaaacaaaacattttatttttatatgcagatctcagaaaaacatgttatcaaaaaatcagagcgacttttcaatattttcatactcaaaatcaactattcatatttaaagatccgtttcatattcaaaaatgctttggcataaaataactaaacatcttcatcttatcatatcatatcatatcatatcgtgtcatattatataccatgtttaacctccgtggtaaGGTTGAGCTATCCCCGATAGCCAGACCAGGcagtgtcatatggtgaacttcccatttttcaatctcggagcctcgagtgtgcacacaggaaagaacacgaaaaaagactactttgtttccaaaatgggtgtactcatatcatatcatgttggtaccaactatatcacgtgaaccagtatcatcgtatcagaaccatattcagaatcagattcagaacagataagtatgccaaaattttatcatatccatatcatatcaaaacacgtgcgaaacatattcatatcatttccatttgatcaaaaacagatccaaatcatttcatatcacatgcataaaagtCTCactgatatcatattcgctcttttgcatatttcagaaacatgtcaaatattgctcatgtttacactaTTCatatcaaaaacatttcttttatctttcatacatatctcatgagtgaatgcataacatatactgaggttgtttttcaccttttctttttaaaacaacatgtacattgttttacaaaccaacctcagttcatttcttctTATGCAAATCTaacataggaaccctgcttacctggactttttagcttttcaaaatttcttcaaaaaatgtcgaatcgactataaatcgtcacctataaaaataatcacgtaatttctgtaagtttccaataaataacgtatttcaatatttaagcctaaacttcttaaataacctattttaattcttcaaaatttaaaatctacataatctcaaaatatatcatcactttctaaaatcaccaatattcaccataacctacgtcaaacacaaaacaccaatatttaaacccgaaacagccaacaaatcttatagtataaaccaatcacaccaacaattccatcatccaatccaatcgACTccatactcctcggactcaatccGGCATAATCAACCAAatcacagtgaaatgagttagtgcaaaaatacatttaaattacaatagttctttgaaaaatacttacaatgctataatataatttttgaaagatcacagaggtgctagaagcggcaacgcagcaacaaaacagtacCAAATgtactgtggccgtgggtctcaaaaatctaCTTTTAAACGGGGACAAatcaagacccgagattgctagggtaggACTTAGgaatgttggtgaagctagtggtagtAGTGGTTGGCCGTAGGTGgtggcgcaaagggtggttgaagaccaaaattATCCAAATCGGAAATTGGGTTGGATGTgtttcaccggtgacggatcggaggtggggttgggtccattgggttgctaggaggtcgaggatgaagtggtgaagaaatggtggccgaaGGTGGTGCAACGGCGGCGCGCGAACACAAGAGGTGCCGCGGCATTGCGTCGTGCGTGGGAACAAACGGCGgcacgagaggggctgagattggaggggtggtgtcgccggccgatgggggagcgaatgggctgggcggtgtcgatcACGACGGCGtgcggcggcgggctgggtaaGAGGAAGAAAACGCATGGGGGAGAGGGGAGAGACGTGCGCGCGCGGGaaggaaagagagaggagaaagaaaatgaggagaaaaagaaaaagaggaagaaaaaaaaaaaagaaaaaaaaattgagagaaataaatgaggtctaatctttaaattttgagtcacaaaaaatgatccaacggaaataatttcaaaatagcaagttaaataaaataattcaaacgtattgattaaatgaaaataaaataatcaaactcaacaataaattaatttaaattaaagataaatttaaatacataataattattaatattaaggaaacatgtcaaatttaatttttacaaattaaaaatcataaaaataaaccctctaaaatatgaaaatttaaaacaaaagaatcaatttttaaattaataataaataatctttcgattaaaaatatattaaaatacgaAGTGTTACAATAACATTCAAGATTAGCACATCTAGGGACGACCGACTTGTCCCATCAGTACCATCACCATCACGAGcatcattattaatattatcttatGAAATTAGAACACTCACAATAATTtatgtatcatttttttaaaataaatcgacaacattcattttttcaattttatatattgaattttataatatgtcaaatatcagtttatctattttttccttacatcatttaaatgttatattatttaataatttattagaaaaaaagtaCAAGCAGAGAGAAACTATTGTGAGAGACAAAGtacaagaaagagaaaaaaataaataaaatatttttacatttgtgtacaggagtaatgctacatacagtcgtggaatgcgtaaatgtcatgcagtcattttgaaaaagagtggggtctactattaaaaaattaatttctttttatttggattccatttttttttttttttcaaaacgagtACTACacaacgcttgcacactcacgactgcaagtatcatttctcttatttactTGTATGTAGCTAAACACTAtagcaaattaaaaaataaatttgaaaatagatgATCAAGCAATTTTGAGCTACTTTTCTCAAGTTTTacatataaatgaattttacaaAACCCATTAAGAGTGCTCTTAGATAATTAGTTAACAACCTTCAAGGACGAGTTTTACAGCCATGCATGATCAGtcttaatgataaaattagtaGATAACTCACtgatgttaattaatttttaatcatatattgATCCTTCGCAACCAGAGAAAGCCGCCCAACTTGCTAATTAGCAGCAAACTAAGATCGAATTAAGGAAAGAAGATTACTCATGGCTCGGGCTGGTCCCCCTTATAAACTATTCTCTCTTCTATTCAACTATTCTCGCATCATGCGTATCATTTACAATATTATGAAAGGTACTCTTCGATTGGTCGGCCACATGAGTCTACATCATTTATAATAATACATCATGATCTAGACCTTCATCCACTTGGTTAATGGATTGACAATTATTATATACTGCATGTATTTAATTCAAAACCAATGTGGTTTATGTACGTTCAAAGTAGCTTATAATTTAAAGAACAGATTGtgattcaattttattaatagtatcTTATTTGTGGCAGAGAAGAATGTTTTATAATAGATAATTTgtgggttaaaaaaaatatattataaccaAACTCTTACAAAACTGATTTCATGTGGTACTAAAACCACCGGACGAGCTTCCATCAATTTTGAGTTCCCACTGACTAATTCCAAGAGGTTTGATCCGCTTGATCACTATATTTTGGGGACTTTCATTGATGTAATTATGGTGATTCTTCCATCTGAGTGatggttttttaataatatgtagAGGTTCTTccctcctttaaaaaaaatatatatatatacaagtctccattaaaaaatatcatgacGCCTGTAAGACAAACCTTtccattaatataatataatcaattAGGTGCTTAAGCTAGCAATCATCCATCCTTTTATCTCCTTTTTACTTCCTTTCCATTTATTTTGCTTATGCAATACAATAGGCGAGTGATTTTTTAGTACTGTGGCTTAGGTTCCATTTTTCACGAgggaattatatattatttatctttctattcTGGCtttcaaaatggaaaaattaaaCAGATGAACTGAATGGAAATATTAGGCAATTCCTTTGTTAGTCATGGAAAAGCACCTAGATTGGGTAATCACAAATTAAGAAGCTGATGAATTGAGTAGAAAATTCTAATATTGCTATTGGCCGGGATCAGGCGGCCCGTAATTTATAAGCCAATTCTTTGTGAAGCTGTAAAATCTTAGTTGCAGAATAGAACCATTTAATTAAAGTGAATATTAAAAAGTAGAGACGCTAAGCAATGTAAActgttgttttctttcattaGGCTTTGCAGATCAACAGAAAAAACTGGCCAAATGTTTTAGTATGTTAGAGGAAGAAAATCACAGAAGAAagcagaaaagaagaaaggttaATTAACAAGCGAAGGGCAATGGACTTACTTGCTTAATAATTCGGAGTAAATCGCCTGCTGCAAATTGCTTCTCCTGCTCTCTGTAAAAAGGTTCGAGATTAGAGTTTCCGATATGCAGATaactatatgtatatgtatatatataccgaAGGAAACGTTGATTTGCGAGGGTGGACTAGACTATTGATCATCATGAGCGTTATGCATGTGTGCCGCAGCTGTGAGTCAAATACCCCATATCTACCTATCTGGGATTATTGCCGCAGCTTTGATCTCTGAAATTTTCTCATAACGCTGccatttctatatatttattttttttattttcatcgttcatgtatttaatttttttatttaataattaaaaaaataattttaatgtattaatcttatttttgaaaaaaatatttaaagatattttaaaaatataaaataaataaataaaactaaaatgtgaaatttatacATGCGAATGTATTGTAAAAGCTAGCAATGTCTGACACGGGCGGCTTGATATAAAATAACGCACATAAATTGCTTCTTAGGTCTCGTTTAATTGGTTAGTATTTCAGATGGGacgagatattttattaaaaattaaataaaatataattatagtataatttttaatatttttattcttttgagagttaaaaaaattgaattgttaatattatatattattgttgcagaagtttgagaaagttgtattgatgagatgagatgagatagatttgtgtatccaaaccgagTAGCCTCTGTACCATAACGAGTTGATATaggataaattgaaataaaagttgaaagttgaattgaatattgttaaaatattgttatcattattttaagatttgaaaaactgaatgaattattatattttgtgtggataTTTaggaaatttataatgatga is a window from the Juglans regia cultivar Chandler chromosome 7, Walnut 2.0, whole genome shotgun sequence genome containing:
- the LOC108986053 gene encoding UPF0481 protein At3g47200-like produces the protein MTLPGLAIGDSSTLPRRLNMLFGDSSADSDFNPKCLLVKLIMLSPLTKDWPSLSSTPIDQECCVFKVHRSLRQINPAAYEPDLLAIGPYHRGKDHLSFMEKHKLIILQRMLKRRNENSAKRYITAMIEKEERARRFYADQFPELSKVEFVEMMLLDGCFIIELFRDRSQHRG